From the genome of Papaver somniferum cultivar HN1 chromosome 2, ASM357369v1, whole genome shotgun sequence, one region includes:
- the LOC113350910 gene encoding zinc finger BED domain-containing protein RICESLEEPER 1-like: MLNTAIKYQKVFARLKQREPQYDCLPDDEDWLLAKEMCDKLKIFYTFTEKFSGVKYPTTNLFFPSFCDIRLSLNEWKKSKVGVIKEMAYEIIEKFEEYWFVINGVMAVAIMLRPRFKMKLIEFYFPQIYGQAFSKIEIDRVRDLCVDLATEYELKVKFAETSVSQNDLSFTSEMHGFNDDVDPLENFDMFVSNTAPTSTVKSELTNYLEEDLLPRIVYG, translated from the exons ATGCTTAATACTGCTATTAAGTATCAGAAGGTTTTTGCTCGACTAAAGCAACGTGAGCCACAGTATGATTGTTTGCCAGATGATGAAGATTGGTTGTTGGCAAAGGAAATGTGCGACAAACTTAAGATATTTTATACCTTCACAGAGAAGTTTTCCGGAGTAAAATATCCTACCACCAaccttttctttccaagtttttgtGATATTAGATTGTCACTAAATGAGTGGAAAAAATCTAAAGTTGGTGTGATTAAGGAAATGGCATATGAAATAATAGAGAAGTTTGAAGAGTATTGGTTTGTGATCAATGGAGTAATGGCCGTAGCAATTATGTTACGTCCAAGGTTTAAGATGAAATTGATTGAGTTTTATTTTCCACAAATTTATGGTCAAGCTTTTTCAAAAATCGAAATTGATCGAGTACGCGATTTATGCGTTGATTTGGCGACGGAGTATGAATTGAAAGTAAAATTTGCTGAAACATCTGTTAGCCAAAATGATTTGTCTTTCACTTCAGAGATGCATGGTTTTAACGATGACGTAGATCCTTTGGAAAATTTTGATATGTTTGTCTCTAATACTGCTCCTACTAGTACTGTTAAGTCAGAATTAACCAATTACTTAGAAGAAGATCTTTTACCTAGGATTG TGTATGGCTAG